A segment of the bacterium genome:
ATCAGAGCATCCATTCCTCAAGGCTTCTTTATCTCCCGCGAACGCCTTGCAGGGTTCCTTTGTTCATCCCTGCCTCCCTATTTCGGACCCGAAACCTTCTTTGAGAATATTCTCCGTCCTCAGACCGGCGCTCTCCTTAACTATGATTTGAAGAATACTTCCGAGGAGTCCGCATCCTATCTTCCACCATTTACTAATCCAGCGCTCTGGGTGCCGCCGTTCGAAGAAAACTTCAAGAGCTGGACGTCAAGACTGCGGTCGCTCCTGCGGAAAACACTCCTCTCGAACCTCGGCGGCGTAAAAAACCTCGCCTTCGAGCTCTCAGGCGGAGTGGACTCATCCGTCATGGCGGTGGAGCTTGCACGCTCGGGAATGAGCTTCCGCACGACAAGCGTTACCTATCCCGAATGCAAGGGCCGGGACCCCGACGAATCGTCCAGGGCTGCACTTACGGCAAAGAAGCTCGGATTCAACATCCACTGGGTCGAAGTCACCGGGAAGGATATAATCGGGCACAACGACAAACTCTCCCTAGCCTACTCCGAGCCCATCTCGGACCCGAGCCTTCTCGTCGCATACGAACAGGAGAGGGTCATCCGCAGCCTCGGCCACACGTCGGTGGTATCCGGTCAGGACGGCGATACGCTTTTCGGCGGGCTGGCATCTCTCTGGATGGGTTCGCTCTTGTTAAAGAATCCGGCGCAGGGACTCGCGCTCTGGCGGAAATGGCGCTCGATGATACCCTTCTCCGCCCTCGCAAGCGCCGCGTTCATTTTTCTCTCGCCGCTGACCCGTAGGTTCGTCGAGAACTCTAGGAAAATGATGCGCTCAAGGGCTTCCTGGCTCAAGGTTGCGCCCCAGATCCCTCACTGGTACGCCACGGACGGAGCCAACTATGTTATCTATAAAAAACAGCATGAAATAGAAGAAGTCCTTAGTTTGCTCTTCCGATGGGTTCTTGAAAGAGCCGGTGTTCTCAAGCTTAACCACTATCTCCCTTATATAAATCTAGAGATGACGGATCTTATGGATGCGGTACCTACCTCCTTGATAATCCACGAGGGCTACAACAAATATCTTACCAGGCTGGCATACTCCGACGAACTCCCGAAGGAAGTAATCTGGCACAGAGGCAAGCTAGGGTTTGTCGTGCCTCTTGATATATGGGTCAACGGTCCATTCAAGAAGGAGATTGAAGAGTGCGTTTTCAGCTCGACGAAGCTCGGCGAAATAGTCGATCTTGCCGAGCTTGAATCCCGCTTCGATGAACTCAAGCCCATGCTTCGCTGGCGGTTGTATTCGACTGCAAGATTTCTCGATTTGTTCTAAAACTCACATATCTCTATTTTTGTCCTCAGGGTAGATGCAATGGGTGAAAATGAATAGGCATAGAATCCGCAGCTTCCTTCAAAAAACAATTCTGGGTGGGATCCCCAAGGTATTGCGATGCAATAACTTGGGGATAAAAAACCGGGGCTTTGGGGGCCCCGGCTCTTTGTGGTCTTTCTAGGGTCGGATGGTTAGGAAGTGCGTGTGTCCTCTGCATCGATCTGAAGCAAGTTGACTTTCAGATCAACTTTAAGTCTCACTACTCATAAGACGCAAAAGGAGGGAGTTTTGTTTACCCCACTATGGTCATTTATGCGGCTGAATCAGAAGCCTTTCATTGATCGTTGTTACAGGTTCATTGCCTACTGTTTCAACAACTGTAACCCACGGTATTGCAGAACGTTCTTGAGATACCAGCCAGACATCGTTCTTGCCGTAAAGGTTCTCCCAGGCTTTCTTGTCAAGAGGGATGAGCACCGGTTTGGGCGCTGATTCATCGGTGGAAGATACTTGGTTGAAGAGAACGCGCTCGATTTTTTCAAGAGGAACATCTCTATTTGCATCATGCGAAGCCGTCCGGACAAGATGATTCGAGTCAGAAGCGTCTTCGACAACGGCTAACCCTTCAGAGCCGAAAGAGACGGCATTAGCAAGGCCGAGCGGCGGGCCATAGATTTCCCTGGATTCGACAGTTTCTGCAACTTTTGTTTCGATGACCGGCTTGACGGCATGCGGTAGAACTGCAAAAAACGCAAGAGCGCAGGTTAATGCAGCGCCTACCAGAATGCCTCGCCACAATGCAGGTCTGCGCGCAGGTTTTGCCTGGCCAGCTATTCTTTCTTTGACTCCGGTAAAAAGGCCTGGCGGCACTTCAACAGGCGCGATTGATTCTGCAAGCTCTTTAATTTTTTTTATATCACTATACACTTTCATACAGCTTTTGCAGCTGCGCAGGTGGTTTTTTACCGCAAGTTTTTCCCCCTCGCTTAAATCCCCATCGGTGTAACGAGACAAAACTGTTTCAGACGGGTGTCGGTTCATCTAACCTCCATACTTCTTTTAATTTTTTCCTTAGAGCCATGCGTGAACGGTGAAGAAGCGATTTGGACGAGCCGGGGGTTATCTTCAGGATATCGGATATCTCTTCGTGGGAGAAGCCCTGAATATCGTGAAGGACGAATACGCCCCTGTAGCTAGGAGGAAGCGTCTCGACCGCCCGCTCCAGGGCGATGCGCGTATCATGATTTGTCTTCGGTGCGTGCAGGGATTCTGAGGTGTTCATCCAGTCTTCAAGCTCGACAGTTGGAACTCTCTTTCTGCGGGAGCGGTCTATGCAGTGATTCATCGTTATACGGTATATCCAGGTCGAAAGCTTGGAGCGTCCCGCGAACTTAGAAAGATTGTTGTAGACCTTCACGAATACTTCCTGCGTAGCGTCCTGTGCGTCGGTGCGGTTGCTAAGCATCCTGAAGCAGAGATTGTAAACCATCGGCGCGTGCTCCTTATAAATACGCTCAAGCTCCTTTTCGCGTTCTCTATCCCTCGCTTTATCGCTAACTTCTTTACCAACCCCTTGTTCGGTAAGAGAAAGGCTTAATCCTTCGCCAGCCATCATATCATTTTGACGCAGTTCCCGCACCGATGGTTTGCTCTTCATCTTTTTAGCAGGAAATGGTGTCACATGATTAATATAGTCACGATTTAGCCGATTGCAAGTACACTAGGCCCCACAAAAACATCTCAAAATCGTAGCACGAATCTTGGAATTCGTAT
Coding sequences within it:
- a CDS encoding asparagine synthase, whose amino-acid sequence is MSHESPSVFLWLRKGNLDDGRLKKADAFFAKRPKIQKKNIKGPWHGAIYASGSSMLRESNGVVSYWAQEGTGIRADNEPNRFLLSRLVRYEGFWVAIEVDSENSLIKLARDRLGGMALYMFRDSNNFVLSSDIKAIRASIPQGFFISRERLAGFLCSSLPPYFGPETFFENILRPQTGALLNYDLKNTSEESASYLPPFTNPALWVPPFEENFKSWTSRLRSLLRKTLLSNLGGVKNLAFELSGGVDSSVMAVELARSGMSFRTTSVTYPECKGRDPDESSRAALTAKKLGFNIHWVEVTGKDIIGHNDKLSLAYSEPISDPSLLVAYEQERVIRSLGHTSVVSGQDGDTLFGGLASLWMGSLLLKNPAQGLALWRKWRSMIPFSALASAAFIFLSPLTRRFVENSRKMMRSRASWLKVAPQIPHWYATDGANYVIYKKQHEIEEVLSLLFRWVLERAGVLKLNHYLPYINLEMTDLMDAVPTSLIIHEGYNKYLTRLAYSDELPKEVIWHRGKLGFVVPLDIWVNGPFKKEIEECVFSSTKLGEIVDLAELESRFDELKPMLRWRLYSTARFLDLF
- a CDS encoding RNA polymerase sigma factor; protein product: MTPFPAKKMKSKPSVRELRQNDMMAGEGLSLSLTEQGVGKEVSDKARDREREKELERIYKEHAPMVYNLCFRMLSNRTDAQDATQEVFVKVYNNLSKFAGRSKLSTWIYRITMNHCIDRSRRKRVPTVELEDWMNTSESLHAPKTNHDTRIALERAVETLPPSYRGVFVLHDIQGFSHEEISDILKITPGSSKSLLHRSRMALRKKLKEVWRLDEPTPV